One Deinococcus sp. LM3 genomic region harbors:
- a CDS encoding histidine phosphatase family protein, producing the protein MTGELHLTILRHGRSRADDENVHEGRYDSPLNPEGEAQAAALAAYWTAHPPGFDRAYCSTLQRAHGTARIVTDALGVPLTPTDLLREWDNGPLAGMGREEALERYPIPAFRHDLDPFTADGGESQAAIRARALHALELVWNGGGQRVLLVTHGGFGNSLLRELLGTQRGWFAFGDTAFATLRLSRGSHTALLTGVNLTPHLP; encoded by the coding sequence GTGACCGGCGAGCTGCATCTGACCATCCTGCGCCACGGCCGCAGCCGCGCCGACGACGAGAACGTCCATGAGGGCCGCTACGACAGTCCCCTGAACCCGGAAGGTGAGGCGCAGGCCGCCGCTCTGGCCGCGTACTGGACGGCGCACCCGCCGGGTTTCGACCGGGCGTACTGCTCGACGCTCCAGCGGGCGCACGGTACGGCCCGCATCGTCACGGACGCCCTGGGCGTGCCCCTGACCCCCACGGACCTCCTGCGCGAGTGGGACAACGGCCCACTGGCCGGAATGGGCCGCGAGGAGGCGCTGGAGCGGTACCCCATTCCCGCGTTCCGGCACGACCTCGACCCTTTCACAGCGGACGGCGGTGAATCCCAGGCGGCGATCCGCGCCCGCGCCCTGCACGCCCTGGAACTCGTGTGGAATGGGGGCGGCCAGCGGGTGCTGCTCGTCACGCACGGTGGCTTCGGGAACAGCCTGCTACGCGAACTGCTCGGCACGCAGCGCGGCTGGTTCGCGTTCGGCGACACGGCCTTCGCCACGCTGCGCCTGAGCCGGGGCAGCCACACGGCCCTGCTGACCGGCGTGAACCTCACGCCACACCTGCCCTGA
- a CDS encoding GNAT family protein, translating into MRHDLTLSEGPYTLRPMTDADTAPLLALARAHEAEYARMGTFPTQERYYTGALDAPDQWPFVKLVGSELAGATRFMEMRPAHRRLEIGSTWLAPAFMRTPANRTFKRLLLDHAFSQMGVLRVEIKTDLLNTRSQQAIERLGATREGVLRQHMPRPDGTQRDTVMYSIIAEEWPAVRARLLGAT; encoded by the coding sequence ATGCGCCACGACCTGACCCTGAGCGAAGGCCCGTACACCCTGCGCCCCATGACCGACGCCGACACCGCCCCGCTGCTGGCACTGGCACGGGCGCACGAGGCCGAGTACGCCCGCATGGGCACCTTTCCCACCCAGGAGCGCTACTACACGGGCGCGCTGGACGCCCCGGATCAGTGGCCGTTCGTGAAACTGGTCGGCAGCGAACTGGCCGGCGCGACCCGTTTCATGGAGATGCGCCCCGCGCACCGTCGCCTGGAGATCGGCAGCACGTGGCTGGCCCCGGCGTTCATGCGCACCCCCGCGAACCGTACCTTCAAACGCCTGCTGCTGGACCACGCCTTCAGCCAGATGGGGGTGCTGCGCGTGGAGATCAAGACGGACCTCCTGAACACCCGCAGCCAGCAGGCCATCGAACGCCTGGGGGCGACCCGCGAGGGCGTGCTGCGTCAGCACATGCCCCGCCCGGACGGCACGCAGCGCGACACGGTCATGTACTCCATCATCGCGGAGGAATGGCCAGCGGTGCGGGCGCGGCTGCTGGGTGCTACCTGA
- a CDS encoding class I SAM-dependent methyltransferase — MSRPAFLNLSPGLDRVGRACAWIEREDGFVLMTGLEWGGWTLPGGGIHPGETPQQAAVREAWEEAGAHAEAAGGVAGEAVMLPGESVCVPLRLKHLEPSPEGRPVTWVNPRSLPWADDLQIREVLAARGQTPEHLRVPTLVQVAQTAAGALEFRHSCLPETGRLLRTLAATRPGGRVLELGTGTGVGAAWLLSGLDRAARLLTVETDPARAEAAWEVLQADPRARVQRGDWRDVLREGPFDLIFADCAAAKADPDALARALKPGGMLLMDNFSPPAFIPPDRHAGDPLRDALFTHPQLTCTELEVRRRERVLLAVRTA, encoded by the coding sequence ATGAGCCGCCCCGCGTTCCTGAACCTGTCGCCGGGCCTGGACCGCGTGGGCCGCGCCTGCGCGTGGATCGAGCGGGAGGACGGCTTCGTGCTGATGACGGGTCTGGAGTGGGGCGGGTGGACCCTGCCGGGCGGCGGCATTCACCCCGGCGAGACGCCGCAGCAGGCGGCGGTGCGGGAGGCGTGGGAGGAAGCCGGAGCGCACGCCGAGGCGGCAGGCGGGGTGGCGGGCGAGGCCGTGATGCTGCCCGGCGAGAGTGTGTGCGTCCCGCTGCGCCTGAAGCACCTGGAACCCAGCCCGGAGGGCCGCCCCGTGACCTGGGTGAACCCACGCTCGCTGCCGTGGGCGGACGACCTTCAGATCCGCGAGGTGCTGGCCGCGCGCGGGCAGACGCCGGAGCACCTGCGGGTGCCCACGCTGGTGCAGGTCGCGCAGACCGCCGCTGGGGCGCTGGAATTCCGGCATTCCTGCTTGCCCGAAACAGGCCGACTGCTGCGGACCCTGGCGGCCACGCGCCCCGGCGGGCGGGTGCTGGAACTCGGCACGGGAACCGGCGTGGGTGCGGCGTGGCTGCTCTCGGGCCTGGACCGCGCCGCCCGCCTCCTGACCGTGGAGACCGACCCTGCACGGGCCGAGGCGGCCTGGGAGGTGTTGCAGGCCGACCCGCGCGCCCGCGTGCAACGGGGCGACTGGCGGGACGTGCTGCGCGAGGGGCCGTTTGACCTGATCTTCGCGGACTGCGCCGCCGCGAAAGCCGACCCGGACGCCCTGGCCCGCGCCCTGAAGCCCGGCGGGATGCTGCTCATGGACAACTTCAGCCCGCCCGCCTTCATCCCGCCCGACCGGCACGCGGGCGACCCGCTGCGGGACGCGCTGTTCACGCACCCGCAGCTGACCTGCACCGAACTGGAAGTCCGCCGCCGCGAACGCGTGCTGCTGGCCGTGAGGACCGCGTGA